Proteins encoded by one window of Actinocorallia herbida:
- a CDS encoding helix-turn-helix domain-containing protein, protein MKPITLDGLRSLPPFIDLMTAAGILGIGRTKAYDLARRGRFPCHVVLIGASYKVSLKDLLRLMSPPEGT, encoded by the coding sequence ATGAAGCCCATCACCCTCGACGGCCTCCGCTCGCTCCCGCCCTTCATCGACCTGATGACCGCCGCCGGCATCCTCGGAATCGGCCGAACCAAGGCCTACGACCTCGCACGAAGAGGCCGCTTCCCCTGCCACGTCGTCCTGATCGGCGCCAGCTACAAGGTCAGCCTCAAGGACCTGCTCAGACTCATGAGCCCACCGGAAGGTACCTGA
- a CDS encoding ATP-binding protein: protein MSRQTTPTRLVDRRDELALLMERVDASIRNRRTSVLVLRGEAGVGKSSLLSAFADASIERHREAGLLHGYGQAMLNSLASDSFQAVRECLRSLANAAERSGSRDMMGRVVDSFRLHAPDWVESVPMVGGLLAAGMKTGRSVREAGRETVDMDSRLDQLIGFVDELLKRGPLLLVLDDLHWADTATVDLLVTLALRVEGPLTLVLAYRPDNLQSRDEAHPLKRALFRLRRYRDDCVEIDLPRLTGEDTEVLVRQAASSRVPSGLVAQIVQMSAGNPLFAESLVRLGSEAHVGMPRRITAVLEERLSFLDVADQRILEAAALIGYSFEVDYLAQLARMDVDDVYERLDVLFSEHALVRPADPRDEHDRYTIHHPLLAEVLRERGVVNGPRWRRQHRKLLELLEAERPWDDEMQVRAVAVASAAGVKEKTCAYAIDASRRQFAIGSVSKARDLAAVAVDQGTNTVEAFVQLAECLSAEGNHVAAAEACSSAVAQLGAATDEAVLAVRLLWARNLRMTNSWEECRGLLDQLVAANVGPSEILAEALMLHAEIALCGPIQDTARCIQLCGVVAEMSANPELQSRAHGHRGLAHLAAYDHAEADRWLLHAIQVAREKEHPYAEYEAIHWLSKKAMACLELDRAWRLLQALAHNSDASGVASDSPWHLRDSSRVLGLQSRIPQAATVLAQYLDSAYPSSPGRAITTLACQIGELESLFGRPAGDDLLAELLAGLTGTTTENRHAHLSDQLRLLSDRPHHWEPIPFTVNVLGVAHDEAAAADAIFRFDVLDLARLRSLTPNPG, encoded by the coding sequence TTGTCGCGCCAGACAACGCCTACCCGGTTGGTCGACCGGCGAGACGAGCTCGCACTCCTCATGGAGCGGGTCGACGCTTCGATACGAAATCGGAGAACCAGCGTCCTGGTCCTGCGCGGGGAAGCTGGCGTCGGAAAGTCGAGCCTCCTGAGCGCGTTCGCGGACGCTTCGATCGAACGGCACCGAGAGGCCGGTCTGCTGCACGGCTACGGCCAGGCGATGCTCAACTCGCTGGCATCCGATTCCTTCCAAGCAGTGCGTGAGTGCCTCAGGTCGCTCGCTAACGCGGCTGAACGTTCCGGTTCGCGGGACATGATGGGCCGGGTCGTCGACTCCTTCCGGCTGCACGCTCCAGACTGGGTCGAATCGGTGCCGATGGTCGGCGGCCTGCTCGCGGCAGGGATGAAGACCGGACGATCGGTCCGCGAAGCGGGACGCGAGACCGTCGACATGGACAGCAGGCTCGACCAGCTGATCGGGTTCGTCGACGAGCTGCTGAAGCGCGGACCGCTACTGCTCGTCCTAGACGACCTTCACTGGGCCGACACCGCGACCGTCGACCTGCTCGTGACGCTGGCCCTGCGCGTCGAGGGACCGTTGACGCTCGTCTTGGCCTACCGTCCGGACAACCTCCAAAGCCGCGACGAGGCCCACCCTTTGAAGCGGGCGTTGTTCCGGCTCCGTCGCTACCGGGACGACTGCGTGGAGATCGATCTTCCACGCTTGACCGGTGAGGACACCGAGGTCCTCGTCCGCCAGGCAGCCAGCTCCCGTGTCCCGTCAGGGCTGGTCGCGCAGATCGTGCAGATGAGCGCGGGGAACCCGTTGTTCGCAGAGTCGCTGGTCCGGCTCGGCAGCGAGGCCCATGTGGGGATGCCGCGAAGAATAACCGCGGTTCTGGAAGAACGTCTTTCTTTCCTGGACGTCGCGGATCAGAGGATTTTGGAAGCCGCCGCGCTGATCGGTTACAGCTTCGAGGTCGACTACCTGGCCCAGCTCGCACGTATGGACGTCGATGACGTCTACGAGCGCCTGGACGTCCTTTTCAGTGAGCACGCCCTGGTCCGGCCAGCCGATCCGCGAGACGAACACGACCGGTACACGATCCACCACCCGCTCCTCGCTGAGGTCCTGCGTGAGCGAGGGGTGGTGAACGGTCCGCGGTGGCGTCGTCAGCACCGCAAGCTCCTTGAACTGCTGGAGGCGGAGCGGCCCTGGGATGACGAGATGCAGGTTCGGGCGGTCGCGGTCGCTTCGGCGGCCGGGGTGAAGGAGAAGACCTGCGCCTACGCCATCGACGCTTCCCGCAGGCAGTTCGCCATCGGTTCGGTGTCGAAGGCCCGTGACCTTGCTGCAGTCGCTGTAGATCAGGGGACGAACACGGTTGAGGCATTCGTGCAACTCGCCGAGTGCCTTTCTGCAGAAGGCAACCATGTCGCCGCGGCTGAGGCCTGCTCGTCCGCGGTGGCGCAACTCGGCGCTGCCACCGACGAGGCTGTCTTGGCCGTCCGGCTTCTGTGGGCTCGCAACCTTCGTATGACCAACAGCTGGGAGGAGTGCCGTGGCCTCCTCGACCAGCTCGTCGCCGCGAACGTCGGCCCCAGCGAGATCCTTGCTGAAGCACTGATGCTCCATGCAGAGATCGCCCTGTGCGGCCCGATCCAGGACACGGCGCGCTGCATCCAGCTCTGCGGTGTGGTCGCTGAGATGTCGGCCAATCCCGAACTCCAGTCACGCGCCCACGGGCACCGCGGCCTGGCCCATCTCGCCGCCTACGACCACGCCGAAGCCGATCGCTGGCTGCTGCACGCGATCCAGGTTGCTCGGGAAAAGGAACATCCCTACGCCGAGTACGAGGCGATCCACTGGCTGAGCAAGAAGGCCATGGCCTGCCTCGAACTGGACCGCGCCTGGCGCCTGCTCCAAGCCCTCGCCCACAACTCCGATGCATCCGGAGTCGCGAGCGACAGCCCCTGGCACCTGCGCGACTCCAGCCGCGTCCTCGGCCTGCAAAGCCGCATCCCCCAGGCCGCGACCGTCCTCGCCCAGTACCTCGACAGCGCTTACCCCAGCTCCCCGGGACGAGCCATCACCACCCTCGCCTGCCAGATCGGCGAACTCGAGTCCCTCTTCGGCAGGCCGGCCGGGGACGATCTCCTCGCAGAACTACTCGCCGGCCTGACCGGCACGACCACCGAGAACCGGCACGCTCACCTGAGCGACCAGCTCCGTCTACTGTCTGACCGCCCTCACCACTGGGAGCCCATCCCGTTCACGGTCAACGTGCTCGGAGTCGCTCACGACGAAGCCGCCGCGGCTGACGCGATCTTCCGCTTCGACGTCCTCGACCTCGCTCGTCTCCGTTCCCTGACCCCCAACCCTGGGTAG
- a CDS encoding ATP-binding protein yields MERFGLDLVGFARLQPDLLLPFRARDWVAAVGKSYAGSEVIDTLKLLTSELATNALKHGGTSGVVRVALLTCRSGLRVEVTDEGGGVPVPRDASDDDEDGRGLFLLDVLARSWGHDLAPDGKGTVVWFEVDIPPSA; encoded by the coding sequence ATGGAGAGGTTTGGGCTGGATCTCGTGGGTTTCGCCCGGCTTCAGCCGGATCTGCTGTTGCCGTTCCGGGCGAGGGACTGGGTGGCGGCTGTCGGGAAGTCGTACGCGGGATCGGAGGTGATCGACACGTTGAAGCTTCTGACCTCGGAGCTCGCAACCAATGCGCTCAAGCACGGAGGAACATCGGGCGTTGTCAGGGTTGCGTTGCTGACCTGCCGCTCCGGGCTGCGCGTCGAGGTCACCGACGAAGGCGGAGGAGTCCCCGTGCCTCGGGACGCCTCAGACGATGACGAGGACGGGCGCGGCCTCTTCCTTCTCGATGTCCTGGCCCGCTCATGGGGCCACGATCTCGCCCCCGACGGTAAAGGGACCGTCGTTTGGTTCGAAGTCGATATCCCGCCCTCCGCCTGA
- a CDS encoding plasmid mobilization protein yields MDRARSTENPEVRVVPDGCDEMPVQKTYRRRGEGPRRKCLCLRLSEDEYEVITAAAGRQGVTRTFFAAEAVLLVAREDVPVVRAADRALLREVMEGNRQIRRVGGNLNQIALRLNASGQCPPELGWCLELVAESLQRLDGLAMDLDELIHRR; encoded by the coding sequence ATGGACCGGGCGCGGTCCACGGAGAATCCGGAGGTGCGGGTAGTGCCCGACGGCTGCGACGAAATGCCAGTTCAGAAGACGTATCGACGACGTGGAGAGGGGCCCAGGCGGAAGTGCCTGTGCTTGCGGCTCAGTGAAGACGAGTACGAGGTCATCACGGCGGCGGCAGGACGCCAAGGCGTGACTCGGACGTTCTTCGCCGCCGAGGCGGTGCTGTTGGTGGCCCGTGAGGACGTGCCGGTGGTGAGGGCGGCCGACCGGGCGCTGCTGCGGGAAGTCATGGAGGGAAACCGCCAGATCCGGCGGGTCGGCGGGAACCTCAACCAGATCGCGCTTCGCCTGAACGCCTCCGGGCAGTGCCCTCCGGAGCTGGGCTGGTGCCTGGAACTGGTCGCGGAGAGCCTTCAGAGGCTTGATGGGCTGGCCATGGACCTGGACGAACTGATCCACCGCCGATGA
- a CDS encoding relaxase/mobilization nuclease domain-containing protein yields MIGKITRGSNVGNLIVYLYGPGRTSVHDNPHVVAGFRTPLELEPRIENGAPDLKPLISLLRQPLAALSVKSLDQPVWQCSLRAAPEDPWLSDEQWGEIAAETLRRVGIIRDADRSGCRWIAIRHADDHVHIVATLAREDGRTPRLWNDRLKVRDACLAAEESHGLRRTAPADRTANRRATRSEDEKAARQGRKEVPRQTLRRAVTTAAGGAAGPDEFFAMLADAGVLVRTRRSTRIRSEVTGYKVGLPGDVTKAGEQIWFSGGRLAPELSMPKLCQRWADPERSADPSARPRAIRSPEQREAVCRAASQAVMQAAHRFQWSSSPEVRSDIAAATTGVLHTVAHVTGNPRMSHIADVYARAGREPHGRVSPLGSYSRGLRTVSRVFAHALSRQSGEAYRRTVAWIQLFSCLAHLVERIAAHRAAQGRIAQAQAAQAAADALKQMADPTQQASRQAHPVLPGLLAVTFPAPPRASATSRNRPSPDTSPNSPGRSRAAGR; encoded by the coding sequence ATGATCGGAAAGATCACTCGCGGGTCGAACGTGGGGAACCTGATCGTCTATCTTTACGGGCCCGGTCGCACCAGCGTCCACGACAACCCGCACGTGGTGGCCGGCTTCCGGACTCCCCTCGAATTGGAGCCTCGCATCGAGAACGGTGCGCCGGATCTCAAACCGCTCATCAGCCTGCTGCGGCAGCCGTTGGCCGCTCTGTCCGTCAAAAGTCTCGACCAGCCGGTATGGCAGTGCTCTCTACGCGCGGCTCCGGAGGATCCGTGGCTGAGCGACGAGCAATGGGGCGAGATCGCCGCGGAGACGCTCCGCCGCGTCGGCATCATCCGCGACGCGGATCGTTCCGGATGCCGGTGGATCGCGATCCGCCACGCGGATGACCACGTCCACATCGTCGCCACGCTCGCCCGCGAGGACGGCCGGACGCCGCGACTGTGGAACGACAGACTAAAAGTCCGGGACGCATGCCTCGCCGCCGAGGAGAGCCACGGATTGCGGCGGACGGCACCGGCCGACAGGACCGCGAATCGACGTGCTACCCGTTCCGAAGACGAGAAAGCCGCACGTCAGGGACGTAAAGAGGTACCGCGCCAGACGCTCCGCCGAGCTGTGACGACCGCAGCCGGTGGAGCTGCGGGACCCGACGAGTTCTTCGCAATGCTCGCCGACGCAGGAGTCCTGGTCCGCACCCGCCGCAGCACGCGGATTCGATCCGAGGTCACCGGATACAAGGTCGGCCTCCCCGGTGACGTCACGAAGGCCGGAGAGCAGATCTGGTTCTCCGGAGGCCGGCTCGCGCCGGAACTCAGCATGCCGAAGCTATGCCAGAGATGGGCCGATCCGGAGCGATCCGCTGATCCGTCCGCGCGTCCGCGAGCGATCCGCAGCCCGGAACAGCGTGAGGCCGTGTGCCGGGCAGCCTCCCAGGCCGTCATGCAGGCCGCCCACCGGTTCCAGTGGAGCAGCAGTCCAGAGGTGCGCTCGGACATCGCAGCGGCCACCACCGGTGTGCTTCACACAGTGGCACATGTGACCGGGAATCCCCGGATGAGCCACATCGCCGACGTCTACGCCAGGGCCGGCAGAGAACCTCACGGGCGCGTGTCTCCTCTCGGCTCCTACTCGCGCGGGCTGAGGACGGTAAGCCGGGTTTTCGCCCATGCGCTGAGCCGCCAGAGCGGAGAGGCCTACCGAAGGACTGTCGCGTGGATCCAATTGTTCTCGTGCCTGGCGCACCTCGTCGAGAGGATCGCCGCGCACCGCGCCGCCCAGGGGCGGATCGCGCAGGCTCAGGCTGCTCAGGCGGCCGCGGATGCGCTCAAGCAGATGGCGGACCCGACCCAGCAGGCATCGAGGCAGGCTCATCCAGTCCTTCCTGGTCTGCTCGCCGTGACGTTCCCTGCTCCCCCGCGAGCGAGCGCGACATCAAGAAATCGACCGTCACCCGACACTTCACCGAACTCCCCCGGTCGTTCACGAGCAGCCGGAAGATAG
- a CDS encoding DUF397 domain-containing protein, translating to MSPRHNVPTATWRKSSHSAPQGSNCVELADLRGRVGIRDSKNSDVAHLTVTRRQFSRLASHIRAGSPFEQHAS from the coding sequence ATGTCCCCCCGACACAACGTCCCGACCGCGACGTGGCGCAAGAGCTCTCACAGCGCGCCGCAGGGCAGCAACTGCGTCGAGCTCGCCGACCTTCGTGGCCGAGTCGGCATCCGCGACTCTAAGAACTCGGACGTCGCCCACCTGACGGTCACCCGCCGCCAGTTCAGCCGCCTCGCCTCCCACATCCGAGCTGGCAGCCCTTTCGAGCAACATGCCAGCTGA
- a CDS encoding acyl-CoA dehydrogenase family protein gives MAREIFTEEHEAFRDMVRAFIAKECAPYHEQWEKDGIVSREVWLAAGRAGLLGIDMPEEYGGGGNDDYRYYVVFGEELAKAGIHGPGWAVHNDINGGYFKQLLNEEQKQRWLPGYCSGELISAIAMTEPGAGSDLQGIKTTAVRDGDDYILNGSKTFISNGILADIIVVVAKTDPTAKHKGISLLMVERGMPGFERGRNLEKIGMHAQDTAELSFDNVRVPAKNLLGEEGMGFIYLMQNLARERLSIGATALTAAEDAFEKTLEYCKTRTAFGKPIGSFQNSRFVLAEIKTEITVARAFTDKCILADTTHTLTPDEAAMLKWWNTELLKRVVDRCLQLHGGYGYMTEYPIAKAYQDVRIQTIFGGTTEIMKEIIGRSLGV, from the coding sequence ATGGCGCGTGAGATCTTCACCGAGGAGCACGAGGCTTTCCGCGACATGGTGCGAGCCTTCATCGCGAAGGAGTGCGCCCCGTATCACGAGCAGTGGGAGAAGGACGGCATCGTCTCCCGCGAGGTCTGGCTCGCGGCCGGACGGGCGGGCCTGCTCGGCATCGACATGCCGGAGGAGTACGGGGGCGGCGGCAACGACGACTACCGCTACTACGTCGTCTTCGGCGAGGAGCTGGCCAAGGCCGGCATCCACGGCCCCGGCTGGGCCGTTCACAACGACATCAACGGCGGCTACTTCAAGCAGCTCCTCAACGAGGAGCAGAAGCAGCGCTGGCTCCCGGGCTACTGCTCCGGCGAGCTGATCAGCGCCATCGCGATGACCGAGCCCGGCGCCGGCTCCGACCTCCAGGGCATCAAGACCACCGCGGTCCGCGACGGCGACGACTACATCCTGAACGGCTCCAAGACGTTCATCTCCAACGGCATCCTCGCCGACATCATCGTCGTCGTCGCCAAGACCGACCCGACCGCCAAGCACAAGGGCATCTCCCTGCTGATGGTCGAGCGCGGCATGCCCGGCTTCGAGCGCGGCCGCAACCTCGAGAAGATCGGCATGCACGCCCAGGACACCGCCGAACTCTCGTTCGACAACGTCCGCGTGCCCGCCAAGAACCTCCTCGGCGAAGAGGGCATGGGCTTCATCTACCTCATGCAGAACCTCGCCCGCGAACGCCTCTCCATCGGCGCGACGGCCCTCACCGCCGCCGAAGACGCCTTCGAGAAGACCCTCGAGTACTGCAAGACCCGCACCGCCTTCGGCAAGCCCATCGGCTCCTTCCAGAACAGCCGCTTCGTCCTCGCCGAGATCAAGACCGAGATCACCGTCGCCCGAGCCTTCACCGACAAGTGCATCCTCGCCGACACCACCCACACGCTGACCCCCGACGAGGCGGCCATGCTCAAGTGGTGGAACACCGAGTTGCTGAAGCGCGTCGTAGACCGCTGCCTCCAACTCCACGGCGGCTACGGCTACATGACCGAATACCCCATCGCCAAGGCCTACCAGGACGTCCGCATCCAAACCATCTTCGGCGGCACCACCGAGATCATGAAGGAAATCATCGGCCGCAGCCTCGGCGTCTAG
- a CDS encoding aminoglycoside phosphotransferase family protein, which translates to MDVPEIPERLEKAIIFLRGEDDGRTWLAALPSRMASYADRWDLQLHEVAEGGAMSCCVYCSTPDGTPAVLKIPVDETAGRSEALLLDHWASSSASPDVLHRDNESGVFLMSRILPGATAWAAEGPEDSRRFGDLLTRLNPPDAPPAPSLKDLADIAEMRLDWARDRFADPRYANDVASIKDAETVLSTLLATTTTHHVLHADLQAKNILTSPNHWHAIDPMGATGDINAEAALWIAIQDGPTTIEDRLTELSPHPLLSPPRLRAWTYVLATAEYRPYLPPSAVRIEGFLSQRAPAELTACLR; encoded by the coding sequence ATGGACGTCCCCGAGATCCCCGAACGCCTCGAAAAGGCCATCATCTTCCTCCGAGGCGAAGACGACGGAAGGACCTGGCTCGCCGCGCTACCCAGCCGGATGGCCAGCTACGCCGACCGCTGGGACCTCCAACTCCACGAGGTAGCCGAAGGCGGCGCCATGTCCTGCTGCGTCTACTGCTCAACCCCAGACGGGACCCCAGCAGTCCTCAAAATCCCCGTAGATGAGACCGCCGGCAGATCAGAAGCCCTCCTCCTAGACCACTGGGCCTCCTCATCGGCTTCCCCCGACGTCCTCCACCGCGACAACGAATCCGGCGTCTTCCTCATGAGCCGAATCCTCCCCGGCGCCACAGCCTGGGCCGCCGAAGGCCCCGAAGACTCCCGCCGCTTCGGCGACCTCCTCACACGCCTCAACCCCCCCGACGCACCCCCCGCCCCCTCCCTCAAAGACCTGGCCGACATCGCCGAAATGCGCCTGGACTGGGCCCGCGACCGCTTCGCCGACCCCCGCTACGCCAACGACGTCGCCTCCATCAAAGACGCCGAAACCGTCCTCTCCACCCTCCTAGCCACCACCACAACCCACCACGTCCTCCACGCCGACCTCCAAGCCAAAAACATACTCACCAGCCCCAACCACTGGCACGCCATCGACCCCATGGGCGCCACCGGAGACATCAACGCCGAAGCCGCCCTCTGGATCGCCATCCAAGACGGCCCCACCACCATCGAAGACCGCCTCACAGAACTCTCCCCACACCCCCTCCTCAGCCCACCCCGCCTCCGCGCCTGGACCTACGTGCTGGCCACCGCCGAATACAGGCCCTACCTCCCCCCATCAGCCGTAAGGATCGAAGGGTTCCTCTCCCAGAGGGCACCTGCCGAGCTCACTGCATGCCTTCGATAG
- a CDS encoding aminotransferase class V-fold PLP-dependent enzyme, protein MRSEAQEEFFLAPGLTLLNHASYGLTSRRVAAHADRIRQEIESDPTVYLGQHLTERLRELTAEVATALTLPATGTTLCANATSAAAAIVSSLPLGSDSTVIVLDTEYSSILRAWEQRCRQVGADLIRIPVRIPFTGPHQLLADLDELVPGTVSYLQFSLISSSTAIRFPIEPLLAWARARGGRTVLDAAHGPGHVPLAPGLSNVDAMFGTLHKWFPSLRPVGFLWLSEDLIDVVRPAEVSLTWDSADLVGRFSWPGTFDPVPRLSLDEALTQHCGWLTAGAFTRCEDLSAASVPLLADLGAIPTTTDAYAPPRMRAFTLDGVTVSEVKASMSRAGIRVWCGPGADGSTILRIATHVYTDQADLELLCAQLKETLP, encoded by the coding sequence GTGAGGAGCGAAGCGCAAGAGGAATTCTTCCTGGCTCCCGGCCTGACCCTCCTCAACCATGCCTCCTACGGCCTCACCTCCCGCCGAGTCGCCGCCCACGCAGACAGGATCCGGCAGGAGATCGAGTCCGACCCCACCGTGTACCTCGGGCAGCACCTGACCGAACGCCTCCGGGAACTCACCGCCGAGGTAGCGACCGCACTAACGCTCCCGGCGACCGGAACCACGCTGTGCGCCAACGCCACATCCGCAGCAGCCGCGATCGTCTCCTCGCTGCCGCTGGGATCGGATTCGACGGTCATCGTCCTGGACACCGAGTACTCCTCGATCCTGCGAGCCTGGGAACAGAGATGCCGACAGGTCGGGGCCGACCTCATCCGCATTCCGGTGCGCATCCCCTTCACCGGTCCGCACCAACTCCTCGCCGACCTGGACGAGCTCGTGCCTGGAACGGTCAGCTATCTGCAGTTCAGCCTCATCTCCTCATCAACGGCGATCCGCTTCCCCATCGAACCCCTCTTGGCTTGGGCCCGCGCGCGCGGCGGCCGCACCGTCCTCGACGCCGCGCATGGCCCGGGACACGTCCCGCTCGCTCCAGGGCTGTCGAATGTCGATGCCATGTTCGGCACACTTCACAAGTGGTTCCCCAGCCTGCGGCCCGTCGGATTCCTCTGGCTGTCAGAGGACCTGATCGACGTAGTCCGCCCGGCAGAAGTCTCGCTCACCTGGGACTCCGCCGACCTGGTCGGGCGCTTCTCCTGGCCAGGGACCTTCGACCCAGTCCCACGCCTGTCCCTCGACGAAGCCCTCACCCAGCACTGCGGATGGCTGACAGCAGGCGCATTCACTCGATGCGAAGACCTCTCCGCAGCCTCAGTCCCGCTCCTGGCAGACCTCGGCGCGATCCCGACTACCACCGATGCATATGCCCCACCAAGGATGCGCGCCTTCACCTTGGACGGGGTCACCGTTTCCGAGGTCAAAGCCAGCATGAGCCGAGCCGGAATCCGCGTCTGGTGCGGCCCCGGCGCGGACGGCTCAACGATCCTTCGCATCGCGACCCACGTCTACACCGACCAGGCCGACCTCGAACTCCTCTGTGCCCAGCTGAAGGAGACCCTCCCCTGA
- a CDS encoding helix-turn-helix domain-containing protein, with product MATAEMADYKVSETAGGPTVRHRRLSAELKRLREAADLTPQEAADLLGWSRPKLVRIENSGGVPSVEDVHRILDSYGGIDQALRLALAQLTQDVRLRGWWSAYGDVVGGSYAQCEDVATEIRSFETSFIPGLLQTAAYARAIMQGDEPDLVERRVQARMTRQALLTRPNAPKLSVVLDESALRLPIGDMEVLREQLEALLTASRRSNISIRVLDETAGLHPGRTGGSFVIFGFESAIEPDVVYLETLAGGLYLEEIAQVRRCNVLYEGIVSAALPEDQSAALIAAIIKE from the coding sequence ATGGCAACAGCGGAGATGGCGGACTACAAGGTGAGCGAGACGGCGGGCGGACCGACCGTCAGGCACCGTCGCCTGTCCGCCGAGCTCAAGAGGTTGCGCGAGGCCGCCGATCTAACTCCCCAAGAGGCCGCCGATCTCCTCGGCTGGAGCCGACCGAAGCTCGTGAGGATCGAGAACAGCGGCGGCGTCCCCTCGGTTGAGGACGTACATCGCATCCTCGACTCCTACGGAGGCATCGACCAAGCGCTGCGGCTCGCCCTGGCGCAGCTCACTCAGGACGTCCGACTTCGAGGGTGGTGGTCGGCCTACGGCGACGTCGTCGGCGGCTCCTACGCGCAATGCGAAGACGTGGCGACCGAGATACGCAGTTTCGAGACGTCGTTCATCCCGGGACTCCTTCAGACCGCCGCGTACGCCCGCGCGATCATGCAGGGCGACGAACCCGACCTGGTGGAGCGACGTGTCCAAGCACGCATGACCAGGCAGGCGCTGCTCACCCGCCCGAACGCGCCGAAGCTCTCCGTCGTTCTCGACGAGAGCGCCCTTCGTCTTCCTATCGGGGACATGGAGGTCCTGCGCGAACAGCTGGAGGCGCTACTCACCGCATCACGACGCTCGAACATCAGCATTCGGGTGCTGGACGAGACCGCCGGCCTCCATCCTGGCCGGACGGGCGGAAGCTTCGTAATCTTCGGTTTCGAAAGCGCCATCGAGCCCGACGTCGTCTACCTGGAGACGCTCGCAGGCGGGCTCTATTTGGAGGAAATCGCACAGGTTAGGCGCTGTAATGTCCTGTATGAGGGCATCGTCAGCGCTGCCCTCCCTGAGGATCAGTCGGCAGCTCTCATCGCCGCCATCATCAAGGAGTGA